TGCACCGTATTTGGGTGATTTTGCACGGAATCGGTTGACGCATTCGTTGGAGGTTGCGCAGATCGGGCGGGAAATTGCCTCGTTTCTGGGCTGTCATGCGGATCTGGTGGATGCGGCGTGTTTGGCGCACGATTTGGGGCATCCGCCGTTTGGGCATAACGGTGAGCGTGAGTTGAATCGGGTGGCTGAGCAGGTGGGTGGGTTTGAGGGTAATGCGCAGACGTTGCGGGTGTTGACGAGGTTGGAGCCGAAACGGTTTCACGCTGATGGGCGTCCGGCTGGGTTGAATTTGACGCGGGCTGCGTTGGATGCGGCGTGTAAGTATCCCTGGGGTGCTGGGCAGGGGCCTGGGGGGTCGGGGAAGTTTGGTTTTTATGCCGATGATGAGCCGGTGTTTGCCTGGGTGCGTGATGGGGCGCCTTCTCGTGGTGCTGGTGGGGTGACGCCGGTGGAGGCGCAGGTGATGGATTGGTCTGATGATGTGGCGTATTCGGTGCATGACGTGGAGGATGCGGTGGCTTCGGGGCGGGTGGATTTGCGGGTGTTGTCGTCGGTGTCGGCGTTGCGGGATGTGGCGGTGGTGGCGCAGCGGTATTACGAGCCGTCGTTGGAGGTAGAGGCGTTAGTGGAGGCGGGGCAGCGGTTGCATGCTGCTGATGAGGTGGTGGATGAGTTTGATGGGTCGCGGGCGGGGTTGGCTGCGTTGAAGGACATGACTAGTGGGTTGGTGGGTCGTTTTGTTCGTCAGGTGCAGTCTGCGACGCGTCAGGTGCATGGTCCGGTGCGGTTGGCGCGGTACGACGGTTCGTTGGTGGTGCCGGTGCAGGCGCGGGCGGAGTGCGCGATGTTGAAGGCGGTGGCGGCGGCTTTTGTGATGCAGACGCCGGGGCATGCGGCGGTGATGGAGCGTGAGCGTGAGGTGGTGCGGGGGTTGGTGGAGGCGTATTTGGAGTGTCCTGAGGAGAGGTTGGATCGTGATTTGGTGGTGGATTGGGGTGCGGCTTCTTCGGATGGGGAGCGGTTGCGGGTGGTGGTGGATCAGGTGGCGTCGTTGACTGATACGCGTGCGTTGGCGTTGCATGCTCGTTGGTGTGGGAGTGCGTGATGGGTGGGGTGATGTTGGGCTCGTAGACTGCCGTGTGCGCTTTGTTGGCGTGTGAGTGTGATTGGTGAGGTGGGATGGCGGGTCTGCTGCGTGAGGAAGATGTCGCTCTCGTAAAGGAGAGAGTGAATCTTGAGGATGTGGTGCGTGAGCATGTGACGTTGACGCGTTCTGGGTCGGACAGTTTGAAGGGGTTGTGTCCGTTTCACGATGAGCGTTCGCCGTCGTTTCATGTGCGTCCTGCGCATGGTCATTGGTATTGCTTTGGGTGTGGTGCCGGGGGTGATGTGATCGCGTTTGTTCAGGAGATTGAGCACCTGGGGTTTGTGGAGACTGTTGAGCGGTTGGCGGCTCGGGTGGGGGTGGAGCTGCAGCGTGATGAGTCTTCGGTTGCGGAGTCAGGCAGGGCGCGTCGGACGCGGTTGATGGAGGCGCATCGGGTTGCTGAGGAGTTTTATGCCGAGGCGTTGATTGGTGCGCGTGAGGCTAGGCCTGCTCGGGATTTTTTGCGGGGTCGTGGGTTTGATTCCAAGGCTGCGCAGATGTTTGGGGTGGGGTATTCCCCGCGTGGTGGTGATGTGCTGACGAGGTTGTTGTTGGATCGGGGGTTTACGGAAGAGGAGTTAACTCTTGGGGGGTTGACGGGGCGTTCTTCGCGGGGGCTGTATGACAGGTTCCGGGGCCGGGTGATGTGGCCGATTCGGGATGTGACGGGCGCGACGGTGGGGTTTGGTGCGCGGCGCATTTTGGATGATGACCGGATTGATGCGAAGTATCTGAATACCTCTGAGACGCCGATTTATAAGAAGACTCATGTGCTGTATGGGTTGGATTTGGCGAAGAAGGCGATTGCTTCGCAGCGTCGTGCTGTGGTGGTGGAGGGGTATACGGATGTGATGGCGATGCACCTGTCGGGGGTGCGGGGTGCGGTGGCTACGTGTGGCACGTCGTTTGGTGCTGAGCATGTGAAGGTGTTGCGGCGGTTGTTGCGTGATGACGGTGATGGGAAAGTCATTTTCACGTTTGATGGTGATGCTGCTGGTCAGAAGGCCGCTATGCGGGCTTATGAGTTGGATGATCAGTGGGTTTCACAGAGTTTTGTTGCGGTGGCTCGTAATGGGATGGATCCGTGTGATTTGCGCCTGGCTGAGGGCGAGGCTGCGGTTGAGCATTTGATTGAGAAGCCGACGCCGATGTTTGAGTTCGCGGCGCGGACAACGATCGGGCGTTTTGATTTGCAGACCAGGGAGGGTCAGGCCCACGCGATTGAGGCGGTGGCGCCGATTTTGGCTGGTATTGATGGTGAGGCGTTGTCGCGGATGTATGTCGATGATGCTGCGACATGGATTGGTGTGCCGGTTGATCTGGTGGCTGGTGCTGTTGAGCGTGCGCGTGCGGGGGGTCGGCGCCCGGATGCGCAGGTGCATGGTGGGCGTCAGCGTGTAGTTGCCTCTGGGGGAGAGGTTTCGCCGGTGCGTGCGGAATCTGGTCCGGATGCTAATGGTGAGTCTGCGTCATTGGTGTTTCCGCGTCCGGATTTACGTAATCGTGTGGTGCATTTGGAGTTTCAGGTACTGCAGGTGTTGTTGCAGTATCCGGGGGCTCTTGATGACAGCGAGATTATGCCGTTGGTGCGGGCGCAGTTTACGGATCCGGGTTTGGCTGCGGTGTTGTTAGCAGTGTTGACGCATTGGGGTGAGCACACTTCGGTGAGTGCGTCTGCGTGGGTGGAGTTGGTGCGGGCGCAGGCTGGTGATCAGGCGGGGCCGACGGTGAGTTCTTTGGTGGTGACTCCGTTGTTGACTCGGTTGGATCCGCAGACGGGGTTGCCTAGTAAGCGGTTTGTGCAGTCGTTGCTTGTGGCTGTGCAGGAGGAGACGTTGCGGTCGCGTATTGCGGCTGCGGCGGGTGATTTGCGGCGTGCTGAGGCGATGGATCCGCAGCGGGCTAGGTATGTGGCGCAGGAGTTGACTGCGTTGCAGGGTCAGTTGGCGGCGTTGAAACACACAGAAGATTGATGTGTTTTGGCTAGGGGGTGGGTGAGGATGGGTGTCATGCGTTTTTTGTGGAGGAAGTCCTCTCCGGTGTTGCCGCAGGTTGTGCGGGATGCGGTGACGGGGCGTGGTGAGCGTGTGTTGGCGTGGGCGGCTGAGAAGTATGCCGGGGCGTTCATTGTGGCTACGACTGGGCGGTTGGTGGTCGTGGATGTCCAGGGTGAGGTGATGGATGTTGGTAGGTGGGGTGAGGTGGATAGTGCGGTGTGGGAGCCGGGGACGGCGACGTTGTCTGTGGCGTGGGTGGATGGGCGTCGCGGGAGTCAGTGGACGGCTGTGGGGTCTGCGACGCGGTTGGCTGAGAGTGTGCATGAGCGGGTGAGTCGTTCGGTGGTGGTGGCGGTTGATCTTGAGCGTGATGGTGTGCGGATTGGGCGGGCGGCGATTCGTCGTGATCCGCAGACGCAGGAGTTGTCCGCGCAGTTGGTGTGGGCTCGGGGGCAGCGTCCGCGTGATGAGGAGCGGGCTGCGTATGGGGAGGCAGTGTTGGTGAATTTGTGTGAGCAGGTGGGGTTGCCTGAGTCGGTTGGGCGGGCGGCGAGTAGGGCTGGGATGGGGTCGTGAGGGGTGGTTGCACACTCGATTTCGTTTTCTCGGCAGACCTTTGCTAATGTTCTTTTCAGCAGCGATCCCCTGTAGCTCAACTGGCAGAGCATTCGGCTGTTAACCGGAGGGTTGTTGGTTCGAGTCCAACCGGGGGAGCAAAGCACATCACGCCCCGTCCTGAATTCAGGGCGGGGCGTGATGCATATTCACTCGCAGTAGCGAGCCACGGGCCAGTAGCTCAGCCGGTCAGAGCAGCGGACTCATAATCCGTCGGTCGTGGGTTCAAGCCCCACCTGGCCTACCGATACGCGGTAGAAAAATTTTTCTCCCCTTTCTTTCCGCGCGACCTCATCCCCAAACACCACACAAAGTCTTTATGCGTGCCCTGAATCACGTTTAACCCGAGCGTCTTTGACGCGCGACCTAAGAACCCTCCCAGCAGGGTCGATCAGCTGTTCGACCCTCTACCCCTGGGAGATCTCCATGCGTCGTATGCGCTCGGTGGCCACCTGGTCGCTCACCCTCATGCTCGTCACGTTCAGCGCAATGAACGGCCAAGCCGCACCCGCCTCAGCAGCTTCCAGCACTACCTGGTCTCAGAAATCCGGCATGGCCATCCCCGGCACCCGCCTGGCCTGGGGACCTCCCGGACAACTCGAACACGATCTCGATCGCGTCGCTGCTAGCGGCGTCAAATGGCTACGCTTCGACGTCCCCTGGAGCCAGATTTCTTGGGAACCCGGACAAGCAGACTGGGCACGCTTTGACCGCATCGTCGAAGGTGCCCGCGCCCGAGGGCTCCGACCCCTAGGCGTATTAAGCACAATGGCGCCCTACGCACGCCCCGCAGGCACCGACTACCGATACGCACCTCGCACCGCCTCAGAACGCAAAGCCTTCGCCGGGTTCGCCAAACAAGCCGCCGCCCGCTACAAAGGCAAAATCAACCACTGGGAAATCTGGAACGAACCCAACCTCGACCAGGCCTGGTCACCCACCCCCAGCCCAGCGGCATACGTAGAACTCCTACGCGCCACCACCCCAGCCATCAAATCAGTCAACCCCGCCGCCATCACTATCGCCGGCGGAACAGGCGGAGCCACAGGCGCCCCCGACATCACCCCCATTGACTGGTACACCGGCGTCTACGCCCAAAAACCCCAAGGCCTCTTTGACGCCCTAGCCGTGCACCCCTACTCAGACCTGCGCTACGGCTGGGGAGGGGAGATGTCTACCGCTCCCATCATCCGCGCCATCATGGACAAAAACGGCGACGCCAACAAAGAGATCTGGGCAACCGAAGCTGGATTCCCCACCGGCGGCCAATACCGCACCACCGAAAACGACGCCGCCCGGATGATGCGTGAAAGCCACGCAGCATGGACCAAAATCCGTAAACACGGCCCCCTGTTTTGGTATACCCTCACTGACACCAGCGACCCCACCAGCGAAGGACACTTCGGCTTCTACCGCCTAAATGGCACGGCCAAGCCAGCCCTAGCGGTCCTTACTGCTCTCAATGCCCAGCCTCTGCCTGCAGGCACCACCACCCCAGCACCACCGGCCGCAAAGCCAGGAACCGGATACGTGGTAGCACCTGCCGCTAACCTCACCACAAACGGAAAAACCACCAAAGCCACTTTCAGCCTCTACACCACCCGAAGCGTCCCCATCCGAGCATTGAGCATGACCGTACGCAACTCAGCCGGAGCTGTATTCGACATCCCCGTCCGTGCAGCCACCACGCTGCGTGGGTCACAAACCTTCACTGCCACCCGTGCAGCGCTGCCTGCGGGCACCTACACCTACGCCCCAGCTTGGCAAACCACCAACGGAAAATGGAACGGCCCCACGCGCGAAGGTAAACACACCGTCGGAGCCACCCCCAACACCCTCAGCGCCGCTCACGCAACCATCAACAACACTGCCCGAGGCGCCACCGCAGACATCGTCACTAGCGTTGACGGAAAACTAGCCGTCAACGCCCTCATCGTCGCCATGCGGGACTCATCAGGAGCCAACTGGGACATCTGGACGGCCAAAAACACCACCTTGACCGGACTGCAGCGTCACCACGGCACCAAACAGTCCCTGCCCGCTGGCACCTACACCTACACCGTCGCTTACCAAAGCACCGACGGCAACTGGCACGAACAACCAGGCAAAAAAACCCTGACTGTTCATTAATGCCACCTGGCAAAAAGCGGGGGCCACTGCACTAGTGCAGTGGCCCCCGCTTTCGTCACAGCATTACCAGCGCTTCAGGACACTGGCGTCAACGATCAAGCATCCGCAAGCGTCAACCCAATCGTGGACAGCAACTCATACGGAGGAATATTGGTCCCGCCAGAAGCAATCGCCAACAATGCCGATGCAAGAGAAGCCATCGCAGAAGTCAGGATCAATGGATCCTGATCCTCCATCTCCTCACGCAAAATGTTGACGTACTCGTTGACGGTGCAACCGCCATCCATACTTTGCAGCCGAGCGGTAAGAATGGCCATGGCGCTCTGCATTCCCGGTGCGGGTGCAACAGGTGCGTCCGTCATGAATCTCCCCCTTGTAGAGACATGTCGTGGTCCGCCGGAGTTTCCGTCGGCCCCCGCCGCAGTGCACCCCCATGCGAACCACGGCGTGGAAGAAGCTCCGTTCTTCCGCGATCACTCCATAAGTGAAGCGCACGTCTTGATCGAGTGTCCAGTAGCCACAGGCGTAACTGACCTCCCGTTGTCGACAAGCCACAGCGCGCTCATTCCACGCTCGGCAACACATTTGAGGCACAATGTTCTTCGATCAATCGAACTAAAAATCTTCAATCGGACAACCGATCAAAACGTTCACCACGAACAACGCAAAACCACTCCGAGTGAAGAATTCACCGCCGCGCAGGGGTGCGCGGCAACCACACAGTTCGATCGACCACGGGTCCTACAGCTGGGGAGTTGGACGGCCCACACAACCACATACAAACCGGTCACATGGGTGCCAGCTATGGGCGTTGGGGAAGACGTCCCACACACACCCAGGAGGACCGGATGTCTGGAAAGCCCACGGGCAACACAACACGAGGAGCCGTGTACATCCACTCGGCCCCAGCAGCACTATGCCCACATATCAGTTGGGCGCTCGAATCAGTGCTCGGCGGCAAGGTCGACCTCGACTGGTCACCCCAGCCCCTCGGGCGCTCACTCATGCGTGCCGACCTCACCTGGTACGGCGAACCTGGAACCGGCGCCGCCATCGCCAGCGCCATGCGCGGATGGGAAAACCTGCGCTACGAAGTAACCGAAGAACCCAGCCCCGGCCTCGACGGATCACGTTGGTCCCACACCCCCTCACTAGGAATCCACCACACCTGGATCTCCGCCTCTGGGGATGCTGTTATCAACGAAGACCGCATCCGAGCAGCCATGCGCCACGGAAACGCCACCGCCCTGCGCCACGAACTCGATCAAGCCCTAGGCACTGCCTGGGACGTCGAACTCGACAACTTCCGCCATGCCGGCGATGGCCGCCCCGAACGCTGGCTCTACCGCGTGAGCTAAGCGACACACCGCCACTCGTGCGGCAGTACCACCATGCCCGCACACACAACTCCTGGGACCACGCATGGCTGTGGGGCCAGCCCCGTTGATGGGCTGGCCCCACAGCCATAGGCAATTACGCCGCCAACCTCACAGCGGAATGTTCCCGTGATCACCTCGACGCGCCGGAGCAGCCGCGATCGCCGCCGCGATCACACCACGCGTCAAACCCGGCTCGACAATCTCATCCACGACACCGATATCAACAGCGCGCGGCAACCCGCCAGAAAGCCTCTCGTGCTCTACCGCGAGCTCACTCTCCACACGCTCCACATCCTCGGCAGGGACCTGCGCCAACTTCCGCCGATGCAAAATCCGCACCGCGGCAACAGAACCCATCACCGCGACCTCGGCATCGGGCCACGCAAACACCTTCGTAGCGCCCAAAGCGCGACTGTTCATCGCCAGATAGGCACCGCCGTACGTTTTACGCGTCACCAGCGTAACCCGCGGAACCACCGCCTCAGCGAACGCGTGCAACAGCTTGGCGCCACGACGCACCACCCCATCCCACTCTTGGCCCAGGCCCGGCAGATACCCCGGCACATCCACCACCACAATCAGTGGAATACCGAACGCATCACACATCCGCACAAACCGCGAGGCCTTCTCTGCACTCGTGGCATCCAAACACCCACCCAGACGCAGTGAGTTATTTGCAATAACTCCCACCGTGCGCCCACCCAGGCGCCCCAGGGTGGTGACGATGTTCGGCGCCCACTTCGGATGCAGCTCAATCGTTGTAGCGTCAGCGTCAAGCAGATCCTCGACCAGCGGGTGAACATCGAAAGCACGCTTAGCCGAATCCGGTAAGAACCGCACCAAATCCCGATCCTGCACCGATGCAGGGTCCAACGACCCCTGGCTATTGGCGCCGAGCAGATCACACAGTTGGCGACCACGCTCGTAGGCTTCTTCATCAGAATCGGTCACCACATGCACCACGCCAGAACGACGACCATGGGGCTCAGGGCCACCTAGTCGCAGCGCATCAACCTGCTCCCCAGTCACCGAACGCACCACATCGGGGCCTGTGACAAAAATGCGTCCCAGCGGCCCCAACACGACAACATCGGTCAACGCCGGACCATACGCCGCGCCACCAGCAGCAGGGCCCAACACAACAGAGATCTGCGGAATCTTGCCGCTGGCTTTGGTCATGATCGCGAAGATCAACCCCACGCCGTGCAGCGAGAACACACCCTCAGCTAGCCGTGCACCACCGGAATGCCACAACCCCACTACGGGGCAGCCCTCGACCAGAGCCCGTTCGTAGGCGGCCACGACAGCGCGGCAGCCATCACCGCCCATTGCTCCGCCTTGCACTGTCGGGTCGGCAGCGAAGGCGACCACCGTGTTGCCATGTACCTGACCGATACCGGCCAACATTCCCGACAAGTCATCATCAGAGATAACAGTGAGCGTGCCCTCGTCGAAAAAACGCTCCAACCGGCGCTGCGGGTGCCGGGGGTCTTCCTCGCGCGGAACCTTAATTCGCTCTCGAACAGCCTGTGCAGCCTGCGTAGCAGCCACGCTTGGTGTCCGGGAAGTCACGAGACGCTCCGGAACGCCAAAGTCACGTTGTGCCCTCCGAAACCAAACGAGTTGTTCAACGCAACCACATCACCAGCAGGCAAGGCCCGGTTCTGGCCACGAACGATATCCAGGTCAATCTGGGGATCGAGGTTCTCCAAGTTCTGAGTGGCTGGCACGAGGCGATCACGCAACGTAAGGATCGTGAAAACCGACTCCAATGCACCCGCTGCACCAAGCAGATGTCCCGTCATGGATTTCGTGGCGGTCAAGCATGCGTGGTCGGCGTGGGAACCCAAACCAGCGCGAATAGCTTTGGCTTCTGCGCCATCACCGGCTGGGGTGGAGGTGGCGTGTGCGTTCACATGCACCACCGATGCTGGGTCGATATCGCCTTCGCTCAGTGCCCGCTGGATTGATAGTGCGGCCCCGGCGCCTTCAGGTTCAGGAGCGGCTACGTGGTAGGCATCACTGGATAGGCCCGCAGCGACAAGCTCTGCGTAGATGCGGGCACCGCGTGCAACGGCGTGCTCGTATTCCTCCAGCACAAGGATTGCCGATCCCTCACCCATGACAAAGCCGTCACGGTCAATGTCATAGGGGCGTGAAGCGCCCTGAGGGTCTTCGTTACGTGTCGATAGGGCGTGCATCGCAGAGAAGCCACCGATCGTCAGGGGGTGAATGGCCCCTTCGGTGCCTCCGGCCACGACGATGTCGGCTTTGTCACTGCGGATCAATTCAAGCCCATCAGCGATGGACTCAGCTCCGGAAGCACACGCACTCACAGGAGCATGCGCCCCAGCGGTGGCTTTCAGTTCTAAGGACACCGTTGCTGAGGGGCTGTTCACGAGCAGCATCGGCACCGACAGCGGGAAAATACGGCGAGGGCCCTTCGTGCGCAGCGTTTCCCAGGCGTCAACAAGGGTGTGCACGCCACCGATACCGGTTCCTACGCTCACAGCCAGCCGGTTGGATTCGATGTCGGGTGCGCCGGCATCGCGCCATGCTTGACGTGCCGCGATGAGAGCGTATTGGGTGGCGGGGTCTTGCCGGCGTATCTCTACTTTGGTGAGGACCTCAGATGCAGGCTGGGCAAGTTGTCCAGCAAAGGTGACAGGCATGTCGTACTGCTGAACCCACGGGGCCTCGATGTGTCGGATGCCAGAAGTTCCGGCAAGAGCGGCCTGCCAGGTGCTTTCGGCGTCAGCACCGAGTGGATTGGTCGTCCCCATACCTGTGACGACGACACGCTTGAGCGTGGTGGACATGAGTGAACTCCTCGGTCATGGGGCCGTCGGAGCTGGCTCGGCTCGACGACTGGGCTAGGGGCCGCGGGTGCCCAGAGGGTGTAAGCCCCTGCGACACCCGCGCTATGACTGCGATCAGGCGCTCTGGGCGATCTTGATGAAGTCCACTGCGTCCTGAACCGTCATGAGGTTTTTCACTTCCTCATCAGGGATACGCACATCGAATTTCTCTTCAGCGTTGACGACGATCGTCATCATCGAGAGAGAGTCGATGTCCAGATCGTTGGTGAAGGATTTCTGCGGCTCGACCTCGGAGGTCTCGACGCCGGTCTCCTCGTTGACGATCTCGGCGAGGCCCGCGAGGATCTCCTGCTCGGTCGCTGCCATGGTGTTTTCCTTTCGTTATGCCTGCTCACGAGCCGCGAGGGCGCCGTGAGTGGGTGTTATGTCTGCCACGGTGCGTGGCAGGGCCCGATTACCCGTCGGGCCTGGCGGGTCGTTCACGGGAGGCGGACCACCTGGGCTGCCCAGGTCAATCCGGCTCCGAAACCCATCTGCAAAGCGAGCATGCCGCTGCGGATGCGTCCTTCTCGGTAGAGCCGAGCCGTGGCCAAGGGTATGGAAGCAGCGGAGGTGTTCGCCATTTCTGCGATGTCTTCGCGTGCCACGATGACGTGACTAGGCAGTTCGAGCTTCTTAGCCATGGCGTCGATGATGCGGACGTTGGCTTGGTGGGGAATGAAAACGTCGATGTCGTTGACGGTGACCCCAGCGGCCGTGAGAGCTTGGCGGGCGACGTCGAGGATCGTGTAGGACGCCCACCGGAAAACGGATGGTCCTTGCATCCCAATCCATGGCCAACGTCGTTCTTCATCAGTGGCATTGGGGTTTTCGATGCGGCGGCGATATTCAAGCCAGTTTGGTTCTTGGGCGATGAAATCGCTGTGCTTACCGTCGGCTCCCCAAATGGTTTGGGCGATACCGGCAGTGGGGGAAGGGCCAACGAGAGCCGCGCCAGCGCCGTCACCGAAGATGAATGCTGTTCCGCGATCGGTGGGGTTACGGAAATCGGAGAACTTCTCCACACCGATCACGAGGGTGTAGGTGGATAGACCAGTGCGGATAGCCGAATCGGCTGCAGCGATGCCGTAGGTGTAGCCCGAGCAGGCGGCGCTGAGGTCGTAGGCGGCTGCACCGGTGATGCCTAGTTCGGTGGCAACTATTGGTGCTGCTGCCGGAGTCAAAGTCGGGTAGGTCACGCTGGCGAGAATGACTTGGTCAACTTTTTCTGCAGCTATGCCTGCGTGGTCCAGGGCTGCTTGAGCGGCCCTGGCGGCCATGTAGACGATGGTTTCGTTTTCGTTGGCGACGCGGCGTTCGGCGATGCCGGAACGGTCGCGGATCCACTCGTCGCTGGAGTCGATCGCTTCGACGATGTCGGCGTTGGGCACTACCCGGGATGGGCGGTAGTCACCGATGCCAAGGATGCTGGATCCTGGTGCCCCCGTAGTGGTTTGAAGTCGCAGCTCACTCATGATGTCTCCTACCTACACTGCATGCTGTTGCGATCAGGGTCTCGCATCTGCGCTGCCGTGGGTCGTTCACTCGGTGGCAGGGAAGAGACGCAACAGCGGCATTCCCGGGGAGACAGGGTCGCCATCAGCGACAAGCCATTCAATGACACGGGATTCGCTAGAGGCGATCACGGGGGCGGTTTCACGGAGTGAACTGATGGTGGCGAGGGTTTGACCTGCCTCGAGGGGGTCACCTTCTTCAGTGCTGACACCTTCAGCAAATGTGATCGTGCCCTTCATTGGGGAGACGATGAGCCGCCAGTCGGGGGCGCTACCGGCGTAGCACTCGCTGCTGCCGTGTTCTTCGATCATGCGTTTGGCGGCAGGGATGTCTTCGGGGGTGTTTAGCGCCAGACGCTCGACACCTTTCATCGCTCGTTTGGCTAGCCCTGTCAGGGTTCCAGCTGGGGGAATTTCGATGATGCCGGTGACGCCCATAGCCAGCATGGTTTCCATGGTGAGGTCCCAGCGGACTGGGCGGGTCACCTGGTCGACCATCGCGTTCAGGAAAGCGCGCCCGTTGGTCATGACAGAGCCGTCGCGGTTGGTGATGAGGGGCACCCGGGCATCGTGGGTGCTCATGGCGCGGGCGTATCCAGAAAGCACTGAGGAGGCTGGCTCCATGTGGTGGGTGTGGAACGCGCCAGCAACTTTCAACGGCATAACCCGAGTTTTGGTCGGTGGCTGCGCAGCAAGGGCAGCGAGTTGCTCGAGTGTGCCTGCGGCGACGATCTGGCCAGCACCGTTGCAGTTCGCTGCGGTCAGCCCTAGAGACTGCAGGTGTGTCAGGACTTCTTCGCGCTCACCTCCCAGGACTGCTGACATCCCTGTGGGGGTGACGGCGCTTGCCGCGGCCATTGCTTTGCCTCGTTCGCGCACAAACACCATGGCCTGTTCGGCGGTGATGACCCCGGTGGCGGCTGCTGCAGTGATTTCGCCGACGGAGTGGCCAGCACCGACACCGATGGCACGGAATCCGTCTGCCGGGTGTTCGAACAGGGAAAGCAGCGATAGCAGCCCGGCCGCAACGATGAGGGGCTGGGCGATGGCGGTGTCTTTGATGGTTTCTTCGCCGGAGACCGTGCCGTGGGTGATGAGGTCAAGGTCTGCGGCGGCAGAGAGCCATGCGAGACGGTCCTGGAAGCCGGGAAGCTCTAGCCATGGAGAGAGGAAGCCGGGTTTTTGGGACCCCTGTCCGGGGCTGACGATCGCAAGCACACGTTCACCTTTCCGTGATGTCCGGTAACTCCGCAGGGGGAAACCGGTTGAAGTACTCGTGAGTATTTTGTGTAATTCCTACAAATTTTCTTCGTTGAGCGTTAGTGGAAGAAGTTACTGACGAGTTGCCCCATCATCTGCACGGCTTGCTGCCGCAGCCTCAAGGCGCCCCACGGTCAGGGCTACTTCCACGACATACGCCTCACGCGGGTTGGTGAGGTCGTAGCCAATGTGCTCTTCAATACGAGAAAGCCGGTACCGGACCGTATTGGCGTGGACGAACAATGAGCGCGCAGTGGCTTCCACGCTGCGGCCGCAGCGCAAATAACTGTCGGCTGTTTCCAACAGCCCGTTACCCAAGGCATCTAGGGGGGTAAAAACATGCTCAACCAGATGCCTGCGCGCCGTGACATCACCATCAAGAATCCGCTCGGGCAACAGCTCCTCGGCGGCTACTGGTCGAGGCGCATTCACCCACCCTGGGCATGCACGGCTTCCCGCGAGCGCGGCATGGGCAGATTTGTTTGCCGTCATTAGGTGCGCAACGCTTGGCCCGTACACCAGTGGCCCTGGCCCGAAGCAGTGCGAGAGTTCGCTGACGGTTTTTCCGGGGTTCTCGGCGCCGCCAATCATCAAAACCAACCGGCGTCCTTGGACAGAAAAAAGAGAATCTATTCGTTGCCGTCGTAGGTGGGAGCGCATCTGGTCAACGGCTTCGTCGGCAGCGTGGGGGGTTTCTCCCACGACAACGAACACACTGTGTCGGTCATGCCAGCCGATCGTGGCTGCTCGTGAGACGACGTCATCGTCGTATTCGCCGCGCATAACCGCATCCACGACGAGGGATTCCATTCGGGCATCCCAGGCTCCGCGGGATTCAGCTGCGACGGCGTAGGCGCGGGCGGCTGAGAATGCGACTTCGCGAGAGAACGTTGCTACGGCTGCGCGTACCGC
This region of Dermatophilus congolensis genomic DNA includes:
- a CDS encoding beta-ketoacyl-ACP synthase III; amino-acid sequence: MSELRLQTTTGAPGSSILGIGDYRPSRVVPNADIVEAIDSSDEWIRDRSGIAERRVANENETIVYMAARAAQAALDHAGIAAEKVDQVILASVTYPTLTPAAAPIVATELGITGAAAYDLSAACSGYTYGIAAADSAIRTGLSTYTLVIGVEKFSDFRNPTDRGTAFIFGDGAGAALVGPSPTAGIAQTIWGADGKHSDFIAQEPNWLEYRRRIENPNATDEERRWPWIGMQGPSVFRWASYTILDVARQALTAAGVTVNDIDVFIPHQANVRIIDAMAKKLELPSHVIVAREDIAEMANTSAASIPLATARLYREGRIRSGMLALQMGFGAGLTWAAQVVRLP
- a CDS encoding acyl-CoA carboxylase subunit beta codes for the protein MTSRTPSVAATQAAQAVRERIKVPREEDPRHPQRRLERFFDEGTLTVISDDDLSGMLAGIGQVHGNTVVAFAADPTVQGGAMGGDGCRAVVAAYERALVEGCPVVGLWHSGGARLAEGVFSLHGVGLIFAIMTKASGKIPQISVVLGPAAGGAAYGPALTDVVVLGPLGRIFVTGPDVVRSVTGEQVDALRLGGPEPHGRRSGVVHVVTDSDEEAYERGRQLCDLLGANSQGSLDPASVQDRDLVRFLPDSAKRAFDVHPLVEDLLDADATTIELHPKWAPNIVTTLGRLGGRTVGVIANNSLRLGGCLDATSAEKASRFVRMCDAFGIPLIVVVDVPGYLPGLGQEWDGVVRRGAKLLHAFAEAVVPRVTLVTRKTYGGAYLAMNSRALGATKVFAWPDAEVAVMGSVAAVRILHRRKLAQVPAEDVERVESELAVEHERLSGGLPRAVDIGVVDEIVEPGLTRGVIAAAIAAAPARRGDHGNIPL
- a CDS encoding acyltransferase domain-containing protein, which produces MLAIVSPGQGSQKPGFLSPWLELPGFQDRLAWLSAAADLDLITHGTVSGEETIKDTAIAQPLIVAAGLLSLLSLFEHPADGFRAIGVGAGHSVGEITAAAATGVITAEQAMVFVRERGKAMAAASAVTPTGMSAVLGGEREEVLTHLQSLGLTAANCNGAGQIVAAGTLEQLAALAAQPPTKTRVMPLKVAGAFHTHHMEPASSVLSGYARAMSTHDARVPLITNRDGSVMTNGRAFLNAMVDQVTRPVRWDLTMETMLAMGVTGIIEIPPAGTLTGLAKRAMKGVERLALNTPEDIPAAKRMIEEHGSSECYAGSAPDWRLIVSPMKGTITFAEGVSTEEGDPLEAGQTLATISSLRETAPVIASSESRVIEWLVADGDPVSPGMPLLRLFPATE
- a CDS encoding acyl carrier protein, which encodes MAATEQEILAGLAEIVNEETGVETSEVEPQKSFTNDLDIDSLSMMTIVVNAEEKFDVRIPDEEVKNLMTVQDAVDFIKIAQSA
- the fabF gene encoding beta-ketoacyl-ACP synthase II, which encodes MSTTLKRVVVTGMGTTNPLGADAESTWQAALAGTSGIRHIEAPWVQQYDMPVTFAGQLAQPASEVLTKVEIRRQDPATQYALIAARQAWRDAGAPDIESNRLAVSVGTGIGGVHTLVDAWETLRTKGPRRIFPLSVPMLLVNSPSATVSLELKATAGAHAPVSACASGAESIADGLELIRSDKADIVVAGGTEGAIHPLTIGGFSAMHALSTRNEDPQGASRPYDIDRDGFVMGEGSAILVLEEYEHAVARGARIYAELVAAGLSSDAYHVAAPEPEGAGAALSIQRALSEGDIDPASVVHVNAHATSTPAGDGAEAKAIRAGLGSHADHACLTATKSMTGHLLGAAGALESVFTILTLRDRLVPATQNLENLDPQIDLDIVRGQNRALPAGDVVALNNSFGFGGHNVTLAFRSVS